The window ACCGCGGGGAGCAGGACGAGCCGGGGCGTGCTGATGAAGTCGGTCATGTGGTTCCTCGTGTCGGTCCGGCGCTGCGGACGGGATGGGGCGGTGGGATGCTGCGGGCAGCCGCCGCGGTCAGAGCGAGCGGACCCAGTTGCGCAGCAGCTGCAGCCCGGCCTGCCCGGACTTCTCCGGGTGGAACTGCGTGGCGCTCAGCGGTCCGTTCTCGACGGCGGCGACGAACGGCGTGCCGTGGTCGGCCCACGTCACCACAGGTGACGGGAACGGCGGTTCGGGGGCGAGCGTCCAGTCCTGCACTGCGTAGGAGTGGACGAAGTAGAACCGCTCGTCCTGGAGGCCGGCGAACAGCGTGGAGTCCTCGGGGGCGCGGACCGTGTTCCAGCCCATGTGCGGCACCACGTCGGCACGCAGGAGGTCGACCGTGCCCGGCCACTCCCCCAGCCCCTCGGTCTCGATGCCGTGCTCGACTCCGCGGTCGAACATGACCTGCATCCCGACGCAGATGCCGAGCACCGGCCGCCCTCCGGCGAGGCGCCGGTCGACGACCTCGTCCCCGTGCGAGGCGCGCAGCGCCTCGGCGACGGCGGTGAACGCACCGACACCGGGGACCAGCAGGCCGTCGGCCTCCTGCGCGCGGCGGCGGTTGCCGGTCAGCTCCACGTCGGCGCCTGCGGCTTCGAGCGCCTTGACGGCCGAGTGGACGTTGCCCGACCCGTAGTCGAAGACGACGACCTTCGGAGCGCGCCCGTCGGTCACAGCGCGCCCTTCGTCGAGGGGATGCCGCTGATCAGCGGGTCGAGCGCCTTCGCCTGGCGGAACGCACGGGCGAACGCCTTGAACTCGGCCTCCGCGATGTGGTGCGGGTCGCGGCCGCCGATCACGGTGATGTGCGTGGTGAGCGCGGCGTTGAACGAGATCGCCTCGAAGACGTGACGGACCATCGACCCGGTGAAGTGCCCGCCGATCAGGTGCAGCTCGAAGCCGGCGGGCTCGCCGCTGTGCACGAGGTAGGGGCGGCCCGAGATGTCGACGACCGCCTGCACGAGCGCTTCGTCCAACGGAACGAGCGCGTCGCCGTAGCGGGAGATGCCCGACTTGTCGCCCAGGGCCTGCCGGATGGCCTGCCCGAGCACGATGCCGACGTCCTCCACCGTGTGGTGCACGTCGATGTCGGTGTCGCCGGTCGCGCGGATGCGCAGATCGGTGAGCGAGTGCTTGGCGAACGCGGTCAGCAGGTGGTCGTAGAACGGGACGCTCGTCTGGATGTCGGAGGTGCCGGTGCCGTCGAGGTCGAGGCTCAGCTCGATGCTCGACTCGCTCGTCTCCCGCGTGACCGTGGCGGCGCGATTCGTCATAGGTCCGAGTCTACCGGGGCGCCCTGCGACCGCTCCGGCGCCTCATCCTCCGCCGCGGCGGCGCCCGGACGCCCGAGCGCGGCCAGCGCCTCGAGGAACGCGGTGGTCTCGGCTTCCGTCCCGGCGGTGACCCGCAGGTGGTGCGGGATGCCGACATCCCGGATCAGGATGCCGCGCTCGGCCAGCGCCTCGAAAGTCGCCTGCGGGTCGCTCATACCCCCGAACAGCACGAAGTTGCTGCCCGAGCGGTGCGGCGTGTAGCCGAGGCGGCGCAGCTCGGAGACGAGCCGGTCGCGCTGTGTGCGGATCTCGCCGACGGTGGCCAGCATCTCGTCCGCGTGGGCGAGCGCGCCGAGCGCCGCCGCCTGCGTGAGTGCGGACAGGTGGTACGGGAGGCGGACCAGCCGCAGCGCGTCGACCACGGCCGGGTCGGCGGCGAGATAGCCGACGCGGGCGCCCGCGAACGCGAACGCCTTGCTCATGGTCCGCGAGATCAGGAGGCGCGGTCGGCCCGGCAGCAGGGTGAGCGCGGACGGCACGCCGTCGGGCAGGAACTCGGCGTAGGCCTCGTCGACGACGACGATGCCGCGGGCGGCGGCGTACGCCGCCTCGATCGTCTCGATGCCGAGCGGCGTGCCGGTCGGGTTGTTCGGCGAGCAGAGGATCACGATGTCCGGGTCGAGGTCGCGGATCTGCGACGCGGCCGTCTCCGGTGTGAGCTCGTAGTCCGCGTCGCGGGTGCCCGCCAGGTACTCGGTGCCGGTCCCGGCCGCGAGCAGCGGGTACATCGAGTAGGTCGGGGCGAAGCCGAGCAGCGTGCGCCCCGGACCGCCGAACGCCTGAAGGATGTGCTGCAGCACCTCGTTCGAGCCGTTGGCCGCCCAGATCTGCTCCGGCGTGAGGTCGTGCCCGAGGTAGCGGGCGAACGCCTCGCGGAGCTCGGTGAACTCCCGATCCGGGTACCGGTTGACTCCGCCGACGGCGGCCGCGACGCGAGCGACGATGTCCGAGGCGACGTCCTCGGGCACCGGATGCGTGTTCTCATTCACATTGAGCGCGACGGGAACCGGACGCTGAGGCGCGCCGTACGGCGAACGACCACGGAGGTCGTCGCGGATCGGCAGCTCGGAGAGAGAAGTCACCGTTCAATCGTAGCCAGGGCGATGGATGCGCTACGCCCGATGACGGGCCGCTCGCGCGCGCTCAGTGCGCGTACTTCGCCGGGATCGCGAGCTGCTGGCCGGGCGACACCACCGCGGACTCGAGGCCGTTGAGCGAGACGAGGTCGGCGATCACGTCGCGCGGATCCGCGTTCGGGGCCACGCGCTCGGCGACCGACCAGAGCGAGTCGCCGGACTCGACCGTCACGTACTGGAAGCTGACGTGGGTCTGCTCGCCGTTCGCGACCGCTCCGCCGCCGTTGAGGGCGAAGACCAGTGCGCCGATGACGAGGGGAAGGGCGACGAGTGCGGACAGGACCGCGCGGCCGCGACGGGTGAGGCGCAGTCGGACGCGGGCGCCCTCGGGCAGGGGCGGGACCGCACGCAGGGCGGGAACCGACTCGCTCATCAGTACTGCACTCATGGCCGTGACCTCCTCAGACTCGCGGGTGCGAAGCTGTGTTCCGAATGTATCTTCGAATGTCTGAATCCGCAAGGCGCCCTCGGACGAGGAATTCAGGGACGAAGTTCGCGACACACTCGAACACATGTTTGTCTTCCCCTTCCGACGCGGATACAGTTTCGACTGTCTGAGGACATCAGATCAGGGACCACCGACATTCGTACCGGGAGCACCCCCGGACGACGCCGACGCCAGGAGAGGACGCCCGTGTCGAACGAGAACCAGGCCCGCGGGGGCACCCGCCGCCGGAAGAACCTCAGCGACAAGCAGCTCGCGATCCTCGACGTGATCCAGCGCTCGGTGAGCCAGCGGGGCTATCCGCCGAGCATGCGCGAGATCGGCGACGCGGTCGGCCTCTCCTCCCTCTCCTCGGTCACCCACCAGCTGAACCAGCTGGAGCTGAGCGGCTACCTGCGTCGCGACCCGAACCGTCCGCGCGCGCTCGAGATCCTCATCGACCTGCCGTCGTCGGGCCCGACCCCGGACTACGAGAACCAGACGCCCGTCGGCGACGCCGCCATGGTGCCGCTCGTCGGCCGCATCGCCGCCGGCATCCCGATCACCGCGGAGCAGCAGGTCGACGAGGTGTTCCCGCTCCCCCGCCAGCTGGTCGGCAACGGCGAGCTGTTCATGCTGAAGGTCGTCGGCGAGTCCATGATCGACGCGGCCATCTGCGACGGCGACTGGGTCGTGGTCCGCGCGCAGAACACGGCGGAGAACGGCGACATCGTTGCGGCGATGCTCGACGAGGAGGCCACGGTGAAGGTCTTCCGCCAGCGCGACGGCCACACCTGGCTGCTGCCCCGCAACTCCAACTTCGAGCCGATCCTGGGCGACTTCGCCACCGTCCTCGGCAAGGTCGTCGCGGTCCTCCGCGCGGTCTGACGAGGAGTCAGGCCCAGCCGAGTTCGCGAAGCCGGTCGTCCGACAGCCCGAAGTAGTGCCCGATCTCGTGCACCAGGGTGACGCGGACGCGCGCCCGCAACTCCTCGACGCTCGAGCTCGACGCCTCGAGGTTGTTGCGGAACAGCGTGATCCGGTCCGGCAGCTCCCCGAACCCGTAGACGGACCGCCGCGTCAGCGGCCGCCCGCTGTACAGCCCGAACAGCCGCGGGCGCGCGCTCGGCGGCTGGTCCTCGATCAGGATGGCGACGTTCTCCAACGGCCCCACCATGTCGTCCGGCAGCTCGTCGAAGATCTCGCCGACCATCCGCTCGAACTCGTCGTCCGCGATCCTCATCGCCGGCACCGCCGCACCATGCGCCCATCCTCACACGCCGGGTGGCCGAAACAGGCGATGCCGGAAACGGCGCCGGCCCCGGTTCGCTGTGCGCGTACCGGGGCCGACGGCCGTTCTGCTGATGACGGGAACGTCAGGCGGTGACCGCCGCCCGCTCCCGCACTCCGCGCGTGGCCTCGATGATGTTCCGCAGCGACGCGACCGTCTCGTCGTAGCCGCGGGTCTTCAGCCCGCAGTCCGGGTTCACCCAGAGCTGACGCCCGGGGATCGCGCTCAGCGCCGTCTCCAGCAGCTCGGTGACCTCGGTGACCGACGGAACGCGCGGCGAGTGGATGTCGTACACGCCCGGCCCGATGCCGTGCTCGAACCCGGACCGCTGGATGTCGTGCACGACCTCCATGCGGCTCCGCGCGGCCTCGATGCTGGTGACGTCGGCATCCAGGTTGCGGATCGCGTCGATCACCACGCCGAACTCCGAGTAGCAGAGGTGCGTGTGGATCTGCGTGCGGTCGGCGACGCCGGAGGTCGCCAGCCGGAACGAGCCGACCGACCACTCCAGGTACTCGTCCTGCGCCGACTTCTTCAGCGGCAGCAGCTCGCGCAGGGCGGGCTCGTCGACCTGCACGACGCGGATGCCCGCGGCCTCGAGGTCGGCGATCTCGTCGCGGAGCGCGAGCGCGACCTGACGGGCGGTCTCGCCCAGCGGCTGGTCGTCGCGCACGAACGACCAGGCGAGGATGGTGACCGGCCCGGTCAGCATCCCCTTGACCGGCTTCTCGGTGAGGCTCTGCGTGTACGCCGACCAGTCGACCGTGATCGGCGCCGGACGCGACACGTCGCCCCAGAGGATCGACGGGCGCGTGCAGCGCGAGCCGTACGACTGCACCCAGCCGTTCTGCGTCACCGCGAAGCCGTCCAGGTTCTCGGCGAAGTACTGCACCATGTCGTTGCGCTCGGGCTCGCCGTGCACGATGACGTCGATGCCGATCTCCTCCTGCAGGTCGACGACCCGCTTGATCTCGTCGCGCATCCGGCCCAGGTACTCGGCCTCGGTGATGAGGCCCTTCGCCAGCTGGGCGCGCGACCGGCGGATGTCCGCGGTCTGCGGGAACGAGCCGATCGTGGTGGTCGGGAGGAACGGCAGGCCGAGCGCCTCGTCCTGCGCCGCCTGGCGGGCGGTGTAGTCGCCGCGACGGAAGTCGGCGCGGGTGAGGGCGGCCTCGCGCTCCCGCACGGCGGGGACGCGCACGCCGGGCGCCGACGCGCGGTCGGCGAGGGCCGCGGTCGCAGCGGTGAGCTCGTCCTGGATGGCCTCGTGACCGTCGACGAGTCCGCGGGCGAGCACCGCCACCTGGGCGACCTTCTGGTCGGCGAACGCGAGCCACGTCTTGAGTCGCGCATCCAGGTCCGGCTCGTCGTCCACGTCGTGCGGGACGTGCAGCAGCGAGGTGGAGGTCGAGACCGCGACGTCGGGGCTCAGCGACAGCAGCTCGGTCAGTTTGCCGAAGGCCGCCTCGAGGTCGCCGCGCCAGATGTTGTGGCCGTCGATCACGCCGCCGACCAGGGTCTTGCCCGCGAGGGCGGAGGCCGTGGCCGCGTCGAGACCGGTGGGGATGCTCCCCCGCACCAGGTCGAGGGAGATCGCCTCGACCGGGCTGGCCGCGAGCGGCGCGAGGGCGTCGTCCAGGCTGCCGTAGGGCGCCGCGACGAAGATCGCGGGCCGCTCCGCCGCCGAGCCGAGGTCGGCGTAGGTGGTGCTCACGGCGGCGAGCACCACATCCCGCGGCTCGTCGATGCTCTCGCTCACCAGGGCCGGCTCGTCCAGTTGCACCCACGGCGCGCCGGCGGCCGCCAGACGGGCGAGCAGCTCGCGGTAGACCGGCAGGAGGTCGGCCAGGCGCGAGAGCGGGCGGAAGCCCTCCGGGGCGTCGTCGCTCGGCTTGCTGAGCAGCAGGAAGGTGACCGGTCCGACGACGACCGGGCGGGTCACGAAGCCCGCCTCACGCGCCTCCTCGAACTCGCGGACGACGCGGTCGGAGGCCAGGCGGAAGTCCGTCTCCGGGCCGATCTCGGGCACCAGGTAGTGGTAGTTCGAGTCGAACCACTTCGTCATCTCCAGCGGCGGGTTCTCCCCCTCGCCGCGGGCGATCGTGAAGTAGCCGGCCAGGTCGACGGAGCCGTCCGCGCCCGCCAGCCCGGCGAACCGCCCGGGCAGCGCGCCGACAGTGACCGCCGCATCCAGCACCTGGTCGTAGTAGCTGAAGCTCTCCGGGATGGACGCGTCGGTGCGGCCGAGGCCGAGCGACGCGAGACGCTCGCGGGTCGCGGAGCGGAGGCCGGCAGCGGTCTGCTCCAGCTCGTCGGCGGTGATGCTGCCCGCCCAGAACGCCTCGACGGCCTTCTTCAGCTCGCGGCGGCGGCCGATGCGCGGGTAGCCGATGATCGTGCCCGCCGGGAAGGCGGCGCGGGTGGTGTCGGTCATGCTGGTTCCTTTTCGGTGGCCGATTTCTCGGGGGTGGGGCGTGCAGGGCGGTCCGCGTCAGCGAGCGCGCCGATCCGGTCCAGCACGGACAGGACCGCCTCGTGCTGGTTGAACGTGTACAGGTGGAGGCCGGGGGCGCCGCCGTCGAGCAGGCGCTGCGCCAGCCGGGCCGCCCAGGCGATGCCGATCTCACGGCGGCCCTCGTCGGTGGGCTCGACCTCCAGCTCGATCGCGAGGTCGCTGGGGAGGTCCTCGCCGCTGAGCTCGAGCATCCGCTTCAGCCGCGCGGGGCTCGTGACGGGCATGATCCCGGGCAGGATGGGGAAAGTCACACCGGCCTCGGCGGCGCGCTGCGTGAAGTGGAAGTAGTCCTCGGCGTGGAAGAACAGCTGCGTGATCCCGAGGTTCGCGCCCGCCGCCTGCTTCGCCAGCAGGGCGTCGATGTCCTGCGACACGGATCGTGACGACGGATGCCCGTTCGGGAACGCGGCGACGGCGATCTGCACGTGCTCGCGGTGCTCCAGCACGGCCCGGGCGTGCAGACCGGGCACCGGAAGCTCGCCGTACGGCACGCGCTCGGCCTGAACACGGTGGATGAGCTGCACCAGCTCCGCGGTCGTGCGGATGTCGCCGATCGGGTCCTCGCCCTCGGGCAGCCCGACGGGCGGGTCGCCGCGGACGGCCAGGAACCGGCGCACGCCCGCGTCGAGGAACTCGCGGATCAGACGGTTGACCTCCTCCGTGGAGGAGCCGACGCAGGTGAGGTGCGCCATCGGGCTCACGTCGGTGTGCTCCAGGATGTAGCGGAGCACCTCCAGTGACGCCGTGCGCGACGAGCCGCCGGCCCCGAACGTCACCGAGATGAAGTCGGGCCGCACTGCCGCGAGGCGGTCGATGGTGGCCGGCAGCGCAGCGGCGGCGCGCTCGTTGCGGGGAGGGTACAGCTCGAAGGAGTACCGGGCCTCGGTACAGCTCATGGGCTCCTCGAATGGTCGGACAGCGGCACGGGACGACCCGCGCACTGTGTAAGCACAGTGCGGGATCGCACGGGCGGGTGCCGGGCTCGGCTGTCGCACCACGTCAGCGGTCGCCCGCTGCGGTTGTCTGGAAATCTAGCAACGCGAAAGGCCGGACGGAATCGTCCGTGTCATGGTTCGACACATCGATCCCGTCCGGCCTCGTCCGCTGCGGTCTCCCGCCGCGTCGCCGTCCGGCGGCTACGCCGTCGCGCTGTCGGTCTTCGTCACCTCGAACGGCTCGAACGCCGCGTGGTACTCCGGCATGATCCGTGCGGTCACGCGGGTGCCCTCCTCCACGTACTCGGTGGAGATGACCCGGCCGCGCTCGTGCAGGGCCGAGATCAGGTCGCCGCGGTCGTACGGGACCACCAGCTCCACCTCGAGGGACGGGTCGGGCAGCAGCCGCGCGATGGCGGCGAGCACCTCGTCGATGCCCTCGCCCGTGCGGGCGGAGGCGAAGATGGCGCCCGGCTCGAGGCCACGCAGCACCAGCCGGTCGTCCGCCGAGATCAGGTCGGCCTTGTTGAAGACCACGATCTCGGGGATGCCGCGCGCGCCCACCTCGCCGATGACGTCGCGCACCGTCGCCAGCTGCGACGCCGGGTCCGGGTGCGAGCCGTCGACCACATGCAGGATGACGTCGGAGTCGGCGACCTCCTCCAGGGTCGAGCGGAACGCCTCCACCAGCTGGTGCGGCAGGTTGCGCACGAAGCCGACGGTGTCCGCCAGCGTGTACAGGCGGCCGTCGGCGGTCACCGAGCGGCGCACCGTCGCATCCAGCGTCGCGAACAGCGCGTTCTCGACCAGCACGCCGGCCTTCGTCACGCGGTTCAGCAGGCTGGACTTGCCGGCGTTGGTGTAGCCGGCGATCGCGACGGACGGCACGGAGTGCCGGGTGCGGTTGGCGCGCTTCGCCTCGCGGGCCGGCTTGAAGCCGGCGATCTGCTTGCGCAGACGGGCCATGCGCGAGTGGATGCGGCGACGGTCCAGCTCGATCTTCGTCTCACCGGGACCGCGCGAGCCCATTCCGGCTCCCGCGCCACCCACCTGGCCACCGGCCTGGCGGGACATCGACTCACCCCAGCCGCGCAGACGCGGCAGCAGGTACTCGAGCTGCGCGAGCTCGACCTGTGCCTTGCCCTCGCGGCTCTTGGCGTGCTGGCTGAAGATGTCGAGGATCACGGCCGTGCGGTCGATCACCTTCACCTTCACCACGTCCTCCAGCGCACGGCGCTGGCTCGGCGCGAGCTCGGTGTCGGCCACCACGGTGTCGGCGCCGAGAGCGGCCACGATTCCGGCAAGCTCTTCCGCCTTGCCGCGGCCGAGGTAGGTGCTCGCGTCCGGGTGCGGACGGCGCTGCAGCATCCCGTCGAGAACCACGGCCCCGGCCGTCTCAGCCAGTGCCGCGAGCTCGCGCATCGAGTTCTCGGCGTCCTGCAGGGAGCCCTGCGAGTACACGCCGATCAGCACGACGTTCTCGAGGCGCAGCTGCCGGTACTCGACCTCGGTGACGTCCTGCAGCTCGGTCGAGAGACCGGAGACGCGGCGCAGCGCCGCGCGCTCCTCACGGTCGAACTGCTCGCCGTCGTGGAAGCCGCCCTCGTCGGCGTCGCTCTGCAGCGCCTGGGCGCGCGAGGACGTCGCGCCGCCGAAAAGCGTGACGGATGCGCGGCTCTGCTCGGTCGCGAGCACGCGTGCGACCACGTCGTCGGCGTCGTGTTCGCGGATATCGGTGTTATCAGTCATTCAGTTCCCCTGATCCGGGTCAACCCTAGTTCGTCTTGTACTTCTGTGTCCTGTACGGTCTGCTTATGGCCAGCGGAGATCACTACTTTTCCCCGGCGCCGGAGAGCGAGCTGAACCTGCGGCCGCTCACCGCACGCCTGGCCGGACAGACGTACGAGCTGGTGACGGCCAACGGGATCTTCAGCCCCGAGCGCGTGGACACGGGTACGCGAGTGCTGCTGGACCATGTGCCCTCACCACCGCCCGGAGGTCAGCTTCTCGACCTCGGCTGTGGCTGGGGGCCGCTGGCTCTCACACTTGCTCTCGAATCCCCTCATGCGACGGTCTGGGCCGTCGACGTCAACAACCGAGCGCTGGATGTGGTGCGCAGGAATGCGCAGAAGCTCGGCCTCACCAATGTAAACCCGGTGACGCCGGAAAATCTTCCCGATGACGTCCGATTCACCACGATCTGGTCGAATCCGCCGATCCGCGTGGGCAAGAACGAGCTGCACAACATCCTGGAGCGCTGGCTGCCCCGCCTCGAGCCCGGCTCGGACGCGTGGCTGGTCGTCCAGCGCAACCTCGGCAGCGACTCGCTGCACCGCTGGATGCAGACGACCTTCCCGGACCTGACGATCACCCGCGCCGCCACCGCCAAGGGCTTCCGCGTGCTGCGCGCCCGCGCGCACTCCTGACCCGCGCCGTCCTCGCTCCCTCGGTTCCGTCCCTCCGTCGAGTACACGAAAAGTGCACGCTTCGACGGCGCGTCGCGTGCACTTTTCGTGTACTCGACGGCGGGGGGTAGGTCAGGCGAGGTCGAGGGTGCCGGTGAAGACGAGCTCGGCGGGGCCGGAGAGGCCGACGTGCTCGCCGTCCTCGGTCGGGAACATGCGGACGCCCACGGTGCCGCCGGGCACATCCACGCGCCACTGGTTCGGGGCGCCCTCGCCGGCCCAGTAGCGGACCGCGAGGGCCGCGGCCGCAGCACCCGTGCCGCAGGAGAGCGTCTCGCCGCTGCCGCGCTCGTGCACGCGCATCCGGATGCGGCCGACGCCGTCCACGACGAGCGGGTCGTGCGGCACGACGAACTCGACGTTCGCGCCGTGCTCCGGCGCGGGCTCGAGGTGCGGGATGTACGACAGGTCGGCGGCGTCGAGCTCGGAGTCGTCCGCGACGGCGACAACGACGTGCGGGTTGCCCATGTCGATGCCCAGCCCCGGGCGTGCGACGGGAAGCTCCTTCGCCCGGACGAGCGGCTCGCCGCCGGCGAGGTCCCAGCGGCCGAGGTCCACCTGGAAGCCGTTGGTGCTGCGCTGCACGTCGCGCACGCCGGACCGCGTGCCGACGGAGAGCGTGCCGCCCTCGGGAAGCTCGGCGAGGCCGGTCTCGAGCAGGTAGCGGACGTACACGCGGATGCCGTTGCCGCACATCTCGGCGAGCGAGCCGTCCGCGTTGTAGTAGTCCATGAACCAGGTGGCGTCGGCGTCCTCCGCCAGGGCGGCGGCACCGTCGGCGACGTGCTCGGACCGCACCGCGCGGATCACCCCGTCGGCACCGACACCGAAGTGCCGGTCGCAGATCTCGGCGATCTGCGCGGGAGTGAGCGGCAGGCGCCCGTCCGGGTCGGAGTACAGCACGAAGTCGTTGCCGGTGCCCTGACCCTTGGTGAAGTGGATGGTCGCCATGCGCACCAGCCTAGCGATCGGCGGCAGGGCGGCTCGCCGCATCCACCAGCGCGAGCGCGGTCTCGACCAGCCGCGGGTCGTCGTAGTCGAGCCAGTGGATGCCCGGGTAGCGCTTGAACCAGCTGACCTGTCTCCGCGCGTAGCGGCGCGTCAGCTGCTGGGTCTGCGCGATGGCGTCGTCGCGCTCGAGCTCGCCCCGCAGTTCCGCCAGGGCCTGGGCGTAACCGATGGCGCGCCGGGCGGTCACGCCGCGGTCGAGTCCCCGCGGTATGAGGTTGGTGACCTCTCCGAGCAGGCCGGCGTCCCACATCCCCTGGACGCGGGCGTCGAGGCGGGTGACGAGTTCGTCGCGTGGCGCCGCGAGCCCGATCACGACGGTCGGCTCGTGCCACGGGCGCGGCTCCTCGGGCAGAGCGCCGCTGACCGACGTTCCGGTGAGCTGCGCAACTTCGAGGGCGCGCACGATCCGGCGGCCGTTCCGGGACCCGATCCGCCGGGCCGCGTCGGGGTCGAGTTCCGCCAGCCGCTGGAACAGCATCCCGGGTCCATGCTCGGCGAGCTCCGCCTCCAGCTGCGCCCGCAGCTCCGGGTCGGTGCCCGGGAACTGCAGGTCGAAGATCACGCTGGAGACATAGAGCCCGGATCCGCCCACCAGCAGCGGCACGGCGCCCCGATCGAGGATGTCGGAGATCGTCGCGCGGGCCTCGGGCTGGTAGCGCGCCACGGTGGCCTCGTCGGTCACGTCGAGCACGTCGAAGAGGTGGTGCGGGATGCCGCCCCACTCCGTCTGCGGCAGCTTCGCCGTGCCGATGTCCATCCCTCGGTACAGCTGCATGGCGTCCGCGTTGACCACCTCAGCGGCGCGCCCGTGTTCCTTGAGCGCCCGGGCGAGGGCGAGCGAGAGGTCGGTCTTGCCGGTGCCGGTGGGTCCGACGATCGCGACCAGCGGGACGGACTGCACCGGATCGGCTGGCGGTGCCGCGCTCAGCGCTGCCCGTCCGTCGGGTCGTAGATCGGCATCGTTCCGACGCCGGGCGACGTGAGCGGCTCGCGGGTGCGCGGCGTGAGGGTGAGCGGCGCCGGGAGCCCGACGCGCAGCTCGGGCAGCCCGAGAGACACACGACCGCCGGATGCTGCCCCGGCCGATCCGTGCGACGGGACGGCGCAGGATTCGGCTTCGGCGCGGTCCCACGCCTCGCCCGCACGCGTGCGGCGGATGCGGAGCGGCGCTCCGTCGGACGAGTCCGCGATCAGGTAGTGCGGCGCAGCCTGCGTCACGCGCACGGTGACCACATCGCCGGGACGCGGCACGTCCGATCCGGCCGGCGCCTCGAAGTGGACGAGCCGGCTGTCGCGCGCCCGGCCGCTGAGGCGGTGGGTGTCGGCGTCTTTGCGTCCCTCGCCGTTGGCGACGAGCAGTTCGACCTCGCGGCCGATCAGCGCCTGGTTCTCTTCGAGGGAGATGCGCTCCTGCAGGGCGATCAGCCGGTCGTAGCGGTCCTGGACGATCTCCTTCGGCACCTGGTCCGCCATCGTCGCGGCCGGGGTGCCGGGGCGGATCGAGTACTGGAAGGTGAAGGCGGAGGCGAAGCGCGCGGCCTCGACGACGCGGAGCGTCTCCTGGAAGTCCTCCTCGGTCTCGCCGGGGAAGCCGACGATGATGTCGGTGCTGATGGCGGCGTCCGGCAGCTTGGCGCGCAC is drawn from Leifsonia shinshuensis and contains these coding sequences:
- a CDS encoding methyltransferase; the encoded protein is MASGDHYFSPAPESELNLRPLTARLAGQTYELVTANGIFSPERVDTGTRVLLDHVPSPPPGGQLLDLGCGWGPLALTLALESPHATVWAVDVNNRALDVVRRNAQKLGLTNVNPVTPENLPDDVRFTTIWSNPPIRVGKNELHNILERWLPRLEPGSDAWLVVQRNLGSDSLHRWMQTTFPDLTITRAATAKGFRVLRARAHS
- the miaA gene encoding tRNA (adenosine(37)-N6)-dimethylallyltransferase MiaA, whose amino-acid sequence is MQSVPLVAIVGPTGTGKTDLSLALARALKEHGRAAEVVNADAMQLYRGMDIGTAKLPQTEWGGIPHHLFDVLDVTDEATVARYQPEARATISDILDRGAVPLLVGGSGLYVSSVIFDLQFPGTDPELRAQLEAELAEHGPGMLFQRLAELDPDAARRIGSRNGRRIVRALEVAQLTGTSVSGALPEEPRPWHEPTVVIGLAAPRDELVTRLDARVQGMWDAGLLGEVTNLIPRGLDRGVTARRAIGYAQALAELRGELERDDAIAQTQQLTRRYARRQVSWFKRYPGIHWLDYDDPRLVETALALVDAASRPAADR
- the dapF gene encoding diaminopimelate epimerase, translating into MATIHFTKGQGTGNDFVLYSDPDGRLPLTPAQIAEICDRHFGVGADGVIRAVRSEHVADGAAALAEDADATWFMDYYNADGSLAEMCGNGIRVYVRYLLETGLAELPEGGTLSVGTRSGVRDVQRSTNGFQVDLGRWDLAGGEPLVRAKELPVARPGLGIDMGNPHVVVAVADDSELDAADLSYIPHLEPAPEHGANVEFVVPHDPLVVDGVGRIRMRVHERGSGETLSCGTGAAAAALAVRYWAGEGAPNQWRVDVPGGTVGVRMFPTEDGEHVGLSGPAELVFTGTLDLA
- the hflX gene encoding GTPase HflX: MTDNTDIREHDADDVVARVLATEQSRASVTLFGGATSSRAQALQSDADEGGFHDGEQFDREERAALRRVSGLSTELQDVTEVEYRQLRLENVVLIGVYSQGSLQDAENSMRELAALAETAGAVVLDGMLQRRPHPDASTYLGRGKAEELAGIVAALGADTVVADTELAPSQRRALEDVVKVKVIDRTAVILDIFSQHAKSREGKAQVELAQLEYLLPRLRGWGESMSRQAGGQVGGAGAGMGSRGPGETKIELDRRRIHSRMARLRKQIAGFKPAREAKRANRTRHSVPSVAIAGYTNAGKSSLLNRVTKAGVLVENALFATLDATVRRSVTADGRLYTLADTVGFVRNLPHQLVEAFRSTLEEVADSDVILHVVDGSHPDPASQLATVRDVIGEVGARGIPEIVVFNKADLISADDRLVLRGLEPGAIFASARTGEGIDEVLAAIARLLPDPSLEVELVVPYDRGDLISALHERGRVISTEYVEEGTRVTARIMPEYHAAFEPFEVTKTDSATA